In a single window of the Streptomyces sp. CGMCC 4.7035 genome:
- a CDS encoding helix-turn-helix transcriptional regulator: MAIAKAERLMNLALCLLGTRRPLSKRELRESLEAYLEAGSDDSFNRMFERDKDDLRELGLVIETVENLDGEVGYLARRDSNRLPPITLDAEEAAALGLAAKVWQQARLAGAASGALQKLRAAGLPEDVDPYEAHGALEPRIPVHEAAFEPLMLACRDRRPVVFDYRKATAARPEPRHVEPWALECWRGHWYLAGWDRDRGAERVFRLSRITGKVRSRGAGFTAQVPDVVTVRETVASWAGEIADRSARIRLRTGAGYPLRAKATAVRELGDGWDELEIPYGHGLDAWLVEFGPDVVVLEPAELRADVVDRLRAVAKG, translated from the coding sequence ATGGCCATTGCCAAGGCCGAGCGGCTGATGAACCTGGCGTTGTGTCTGCTCGGCACGCGGCGGCCGCTCAGCAAGCGCGAGCTGCGCGAGTCCCTCGAGGCCTACCTCGAAGCGGGCAGTGACGACTCCTTCAACCGGATGTTCGAGCGCGACAAGGACGACCTGCGCGAGCTGGGCCTGGTCATCGAGACCGTGGAGAACCTGGACGGCGAGGTCGGCTATCTGGCCCGCCGGGACAGCAACCGGCTGCCGCCCATCACCCTGGACGCGGAGGAGGCCGCCGCGCTGGGGCTCGCCGCCAAGGTGTGGCAGCAGGCCAGGCTCGCCGGTGCCGCGAGCGGTGCCCTGCAGAAGCTGCGCGCCGCGGGTCTGCCCGAGGACGTCGACCCGTACGAGGCCCATGGCGCGCTGGAGCCTCGCATCCCCGTCCACGAGGCAGCGTTCGAGCCGCTGATGCTGGCCTGCCGCGACCGCCGTCCCGTCGTCTTCGACTACCGCAAGGCCACCGCCGCCCGGCCCGAGCCGCGCCATGTCGAGCCGTGGGCGCTGGAGTGCTGGCGCGGCCACTGGTATCTGGCGGGCTGGGACCGCGACCGGGGCGCCGAGCGTGTCTTCCGGCTGTCCCGGATCACCGGCAAGGTGCGTTCCCGTGGCGCCGGTTTCACCGCTCAGGTGCCCGATGTGGTCACCGTCCGCGAGACCGTGGCGAGCTGGGCGGGGGAGATCGCCGACCGCTCGGCCCGGATCCGGCTGCGGACGGGCGCGGGGTACCCCCTTCGGGCGAAGGCCACCGCCGTACGGGAACTCGGTGACGGCTGGGACGAGTTGGAGATTCCGTACGGGCACGGTCTGGATGCCTGGCTGGTCGAGTTCGGGCCCGATGTCGTGGTCCTGGAGCCGGCGGAGCTGCGGGCCGACGTGGTGGACCGACTGCGCGCCGTGGCCAAGGGCTGA
- a CDS encoding helix-turn-helix transcriptional regulator, translated as MAGKPARPANAIDQTRRMLSLVTYLRERPGARIEDVARAFGITEDELVSDLDVLPMCGTSFRGGDLLDIDTDGERIWWYNPAALGADAAEPLRLAADEATALLVAARAVATLPGLRESDRQALLRATAKVETAAGEAAGASSRLSVTFESEGGVFADVDRAISERRRLWIRYYSPARDEVTEREIDPIRLVSVGHTYVEAWCRRSEARRTFRLDRVAEIKILDEPSAPPEIELRDLSEGLVQPAAEDPEVVVEVGPAGRWVAEYYPHDSADELPDGGLRITLRTPDPASLRRLALRLGRDGRIVSPQDLADSARRAAREALMAYDVPDPVQDGLYDRREQGL; from the coding sequence GTGGCAGGCAAACCGGCCAGGCCCGCGAACGCGATCGACCAGACCCGGCGGATGCTGTCCTTGGTGACGTATCTGCGGGAGCGTCCCGGCGCGCGCATCGAGGATGTCGCCCGGGCGTTCGGGATCACCGAGGACGAGCTGGTCTCGGACCTCGATGTGCTGCCCATGTGCGGCACCAGCTTCCGCGGCGGGGATCTGCTCGACATCGACACCGACGGCGAGCGCATCTGGTGGTACAACCCGGCTGCTCTCGGGGCGGACGCGGCCGAGCCGCTGCGTCTGGCGGCCGACGAGGCCACGGCGCTGCTGGTGGCCGCGCGGGCCGTCGCCACCCTGCCGGGTCTGCGCGAGAGTGACCGGCAGGCGCTGCTGCGCGCCACCGCGAAGGTGGAGACGGCGGCCGGTGAGGCCGCGGGTGCCAGCTCGCGGCTGTCGGTGACCTTCGAGTCGGAGGGCGGTGTCTTCGCGGACGTAGACCGGGCCATCTCCGAGCGTCGCCGCCTGTGGATCCGCTACTACTCGCCGGCCCGTGACGAGGTCACCGAGCGGGAGATCGACCCGATCCGTCTGGTCAGCGTCGGCCACACCTATGTGGAGGCGTGGTGCCGGCGTTCCGAGGCGCGCCGCACCTTCCGGCTCGACCGGGTCGCCGAGATCAAGATCCTGGACGAGCCGTCGGCGCCGCCGGAGATAGAGCTGCGTGACCTGTCCGAGGGGCTCGTCCAGCCCGCCGCCGAGGACCCCGAGGTGGTCGTCGAGGTCGGACCCGCCGGACGCTGGGTCGCCGAGTACTACCCGCACGACAGCGCGGATGAGCTGCCGGACGGCGGGCTGCGTATCACCTTGCGGACCCCGGACCCGGCGTCGCTGCGGCGGCTGGCGCTGCGGCTCGGGCGTGACGGCCGGATCGTGTCGCCGCAGGACCTCGCGGACAGCGCCCGCCGGGCGGCCCGCGAGGCGCTCATGGCGTACGACGTGCCGGATCCGGTTCAGGACGGGCTGTACGACAGGCGGGAGCAGGGGCTGTGA
- a CDS encoding FKBP-type peptidyl-prolyl cis-trans isomerase, whose product MSIEKPEIDFPGGEPPADLEIKDLWEGDGAVAEAGQTVTVHYVGVAFSTGEEFDASWNRGTPFRFPLGGGRVIKGWDLGVQGMKVGGRRQLTIPAHLAYGNQSPTPAIKPGETLIFVVDLLGV is encoded by the coding sequence GTGAGCATCGAGAAGCCCGAGATCGACTTCCCGGGTGGCGAGCCCCCGGCGGACCTTGAGATCAAGGATCTGTGGGAGGGTGACGGCGCCGTGGCGGAGGCGGGTCAGACCGTCACCGTTCACTACGTGGGTGTCGCCTTCAGCACTGGTGAGGAGTTCGACGCGAGCTGGAACCGTGGGACGCCGTTCCGCTTCCCGCTGGGCGGCGGCCGGGTCATCAAGGGCTGGGACTTGGGTGTGCAGGGCATGAAGGTCGGCGGCCGTCGCCAGCTGACCATCCCGGCCCACCTCGCCTACGGCAACCAGAGCCCGACCCCGGCGATCAAGCCCGGCGAGACCCTGATCTTCGTGGTGGACCTGCTCGGAGTCTGA